A genomic stretch from Sphingomonas faeni includes:
- a CDS encoding 2Fe-2S iron-sulfur cluster-binding protein — protein sequence MIVRFIARDGTATTAAADPGDRLLDAAQAHNQPLEGTCEGQLSCATCHVIVDPADFARLPPASEDEEDMLDLAHDATRTSRLACQIRLTDALDGLTVRIPN from the coding sequence ATGATCGTCCGCTTCATCGCCCGCGACGGCACCGCGACCACGGCCGCCGCAGACCCCGGCGACCGCCTGCTCGATGCCGCGCAGGCGCATAACCAGCCACTCGAAGGCACTTGCGAAGGCCAGCTGTCCTGCGCGACCTGCCACGTCATCGTCGACCCCGCCGATTTCGCCCGACTGCCGCCCGCGAGCGAGGACGAGGAGGACATGCTCGATCTCGCGCACGATGCGACGCGCACCAGCCGTCTCGCCTGCCAGATCCGGCTGACCGACGCGCTCGACGGACTTACCGTGCGGATCCCCAACTAA